A genome region from Labrus mixtus chromosome 9, fLabMix1.1, whole genome shotgun sequence includes the following:
- the LOC132980320 gene encoding uncharacterized protein LOC132980320 — translation MRNVYGNENAAQIQLRGELGGNVSFSCPVTREPLYLLYLQKGSLFVNGHHASKSVEGRTWENTWMDQDKTVHMHSLNVSHEGDYTCLVAYNAHSDYQETIVHLSIKANYSKPEVKVLHSDEIHWLVNCSSHGGYPISQMIWNQESQMMEDENSSVTRDDVTMTFNSSSTVYFNCSMGEIKFISCSVGGIDSQLFSVCKPKDRPPPTTHTTVIAVAMCVPAIISVIGIGLCLRKTCRRGQGGRTEPAESLSQEEQGTPLTGVAVAS, via the exons ATGAGGAACGTTTATGGAAATG aaaatgctgCACAGATTCAGCTCAGAGGGGAACTTGGTGGAAATGTGTCCTTTTCCTGTCCTGTTACGCGAGAGCCGCTATATCTTTTGTACTTGCAGAAAGGCTCTTTATTTGTGAATGGCCACCATGCATCAAAATCAGTAGAAGGGAGAACATGGGAGAACACATGGATGGATCAAGACAAGACCGTGCATATGCACAGTTTGAATGTCTCACATGAAGGGGACTATACCTGTTTGGTTGCATACAATGCACATTCCGATTATCAGGAAACCATCGTACACCTCAGCATCAAAG CAAACTACAGCAAGCCTGAAGTAAAAGTGCTGCACAGCGATGAAATCCATTGGCTTGTAAACTGTTCCTCACATGGCGGTTACCCAATTTCCCAGATGATTTGGAACCAAGAGAGTCAGATGATGGAAGATGAAAACAGCAGTGTAACAAGAGATGATGTCACCATGACATTCAACAGCTCCAGTACAGTGTACTTCAACTGCTCCATGGGAGAGATTAAGTTCATCAGCTGCTCTGTTGGGGGCATCGACTCTCAATTGTTCTCAGTCT GTAAACCCAAGGATCGGCCTCCCCCTACAACCCACACAACTGTTATAGCAGTAGCCATGTGTGTTCCAGCAATAATATCTGTCATCGGCATTGGGCTGTGTCTGAGAAAGACATGCAGAAGAGGGCAAGGAG GAAGAACAGAACCTGCAGAATCTTTGAGCCAGGAaga GCAGGGAACTCCCCTCACAGGAGTTGCAGTGGCCTCTTAA